TTTCATGTACTTCCACAAGGACATCCAGAGGAAGTGTGATGTCGGTGACAAGAAAGCTTCCTATAAAAGAAGATACTTTGTGTTATAACAACAATATAACTCCTAAccatcataaaaataacaattcttTTCTGTCACAAAGCAATGAACAAACTATTCATAGCGATGTATAGCATGgtgtattaaaatatgaaaatcgTATTAGTCAAGCAGCATAATAGCAACAGGCTTCTCAAAGACTTAAGTGTACATCTTAAATATTTGATCTAACTGTGTGCTAAGCAAGCAGATAAAACCAACTTTATCTAAAcatcttaaaattaaaaagaagttaGTAAAACTATTAGGctacataataaatatatatatctactgaTGCAGCCTTAAAAATATATCAGGTTTTAGCTTaagtgacaagcgagtgttttaaaccactacactaccggacTCCCTACTGTAAAATTCATTTCTGATATTGAGATATTTTTGGTACCTTTTTTATGGTGAACTGCAGGTGCACAGGATGGATGTGCAAAACTGTTGTCTTCTCCATTAATTAATCGGTACATGTCAACTACTACAGGTGACTGCTGAAAgaagtttgaaagaaaacaatgtcagcaaaatactttgaaagatgcaatttaaaaaaagagaaatccaCATGATTAAACATGAGAAAATCCAAAGAAACTTATACCGTTATcgatatatatatctctctttctctttgaaaaaaaaaaaaggaaaaattatttgtgtacTGATGTCAAATGGTAAATGAGCTTAACTTTAAATTTCGCCAAaattaaatcagcaaaataagtaaaagaaactgtaagcattctaatatttttttaaaatgtatgaatCTTATAATCTGCATAAACACTGTCTCTCTCTTATGACAATACATTCTAAaatacaaacttcattatttctgcttatttaaagaaaatgctaCAAGGTGATAATGACAAACCCTTTCCTCCTCTCACTGATTCTGACTTTTGCCcctaaaaattttattaaccTGATCTGGAGTTACTTTCTTTTTGCGATTGTGTGTcacattatcattttcattgatGAAAGCACACAGGTCTTGGCAGGTATACAAAGACTTGGGACCAACTATGTTGCTTTCTTTCAGAAAGACTGAAGACTCGTGAATACCATAGCTGAAATGTCCAGAAGTCAGCGCTTCATCAACACTTGAGACTGCTTTTCTGACTTTGTTCGCCCATGtctctgctgacagaacatttCCATCACTAAAAAGGTTTAGATAATAGaacactttatttgtcccagagagCAGTGTTTCTTGAAACAGAAGATGCAAGCAACTTAGAAATCAGATGTTTCTTGCAAATACCAACTTGTGCACGTGAATATGTGCATATGCCTATCTACATTAATCGGTACATGTCAACCACTACAGGTGACTGCTGAAAGaagtttaaattgcccattgggacaaataaagttggttattattattacatgacTCTTCAAGTGGAAACACATCAACTTCTACATTTCTATACTTCTTTAAATGAACTTTTGTTATAGAATGTAATAATCTTGAAgaataaataagtttttaaataGACAACATCTTCAATATGCtcaaatataagaaaaaatttttagttttcttaCTGTTGGGAGACTTTCCACTATCCACATAAAGGTGGAGGGTAATCTGAGCCTTGATGCGGAAGGTCACAATTCGTTTATCCAAATCTTCTTCAGGTTGTTCAGTTAGTTCAGTGACCTTTCCTTCATTACCTAGCAGATGAAAAGAGGCTACTTGTTTACCTGCTACTGGCTGCAGTATACAAAGGACAAATGGGTTTTTCGCTGCTGCATTCTGTGAAAGAAGAGATAGTAAACACTGATAAGGTAAGAAAATAGAGCTAGCTGAAAAGATAAACCAATAACTGATTATAAAATATGAAGATGCCAATGCGTTTTATCTGTTAATAAAATAGCAATAACAGTTAAATAGCAATCACAAGAATGGAACAAATCAAAGAAGCTTTGGTTACTCAGCTAAAACATCATGCTATTTATTTCGGTTCAATAGTATATTTTTAGTACAAAgacaaatatacaataaacatgacatgaaaataaagttttaataaGAATGCAGGCCTGCTCTTTTCACATAAGACTGTAATAAAAGTAAGAACCATTTTACAGCAAGGTTCAGGTGATTCAGGGACGATTTTTCTTACATTGGATTTTCTGCCTGTGACTTaattcaaagtttgtttttggtattttgtcTGATTTCAGAAGATAAGCAGATACCTGTATATCCCCTGGAAGAGACTGTAGTGCTGTTAGCATATCATCTGTCAATGAATTTTTGGCGACAAAAACGATTCCCAGAACAATAGTGCCTGgaagaaaatgtaacaaaaaaaaaattcataatactCTTCTTCagcacaaaatatacatttgtacTAATTTATATTAATGTAAGTCAGCCAAATACTGGAGCAGAGAAATCAAAAAAGAGACCACAGCAAATCATTTGTATGGTTGTCAAGCAGATGTTAGATAAAAACGTAAAGCTAGAAAAAAGGAGGCTTCAGGTTTCAAATTTAGATTCTTTATTGAATGTTTAACTGAAGGTCACATGTTCATGCAAAGGACATCACCAGAGGTTAATAAAGGTAAATGTCCTTAGCCAAAATACAAGTATGCAAAGGAAGCAGCTTGTTAACGTTGACTGCCAATAAGATCCGATAGCCTAGTGAATGGAGTCTCAAAGAAGATTCGCAGTGTTTCTACAAAATTCAGACCCAGCTCTTCATCATATGTGTGCATTTCACCTAAGTTTTGAGTGCGATGTGGATATACACTAGTGTCCACACtatagtattattttattttccagttgttaaATGCTTCTTACACCCTGAGTCTGGAAAATGACAGTCTGTGTCCACCTAATGAATTCGATGTCCTTTCTACTagaccattttcttaccactaTCTACACTTTTGTGACAGCTACTCATCCTGCACTCCTGGGAAGTTATCTGTAAATGCATAATAAAATCCAAGGTTGGAAGCAAGAGGGCAGAGCTTGCATATACACCGTTGTTAGTTTGGCATTGGTGTAGTCAGTTTCCTTTtggaaaaccaaacaaaaacaagtaacagagggaaaaaaagagcaacaataacaacaaaatatagtttgcagCTGAAACtggtttaatttatttttacagtttcaaacacattcccccttcatctcatgatttacgtaacattacAAGGAATTCAATGTTTCCTACTGGAATAGGAAGAGTACAAGTATGCAAACAAAATCTGTGCCTCATGGCACTGGGTGCATATGTcatcctctttggtgatatgctGAAGATTTAGAACCTTTTGGGTCAATGCTGCTAAAGTAACATCATCATCGtgattttaagttttttgaCATGCGTGCCTTGCATCTTTCCTCACACTAAACCCTTTGGTCagaggagactgttctgcttgaagtgaaactgtgacAGACTGGGGCTTCAAGAAGTCAATGACTGCAGATCCCTTGcagccgttttctcaaaaatgtataatttaaatCTCCCAAATTGGCACACTTagcaaatgttttatattgaatggggataaTCCCTGATGTAATGTACACAAGGTAATTCTTTCAGTTacagaataactgtcacctagtggaTACTAGTTACAGATGATATATGTCTgttaggacaaccaaagatgatcagcatATGCCCATCCATTTTTTATATCTTCACTTCGAGCGATGAGGTGCATGAGACTGAATATGCATGAACATGATCTACAACTGACcacttgtaaaagtcagcagcgtgtgtactcctaccttcccttgcacgggTGAAACCATTTTAAACAATAGCCACAAAAAGTTCCACCTTTAACAGGAGCAACAGTAAATTTAACATATCAGAGTTGATTGTATGGCCCATAACAGTCAAGATTTAATCATACAATTTAGCCTTAATATACCATAGAAAAATGATGACCAACCTCCTGTAAGATGAAGACAGCACTGCTGAAAGTCTTCCAGAAACTTATTTGGGTTGCTTGCATTACTCTTCCATACATTCTGTATACAAAGCTGCTCATTTAACATACGCCCAATGAGGAATCCCTGGACTCCTGTTCCCATCCATTTTGCTGTTTCCAGTGACTGAAATAGTGAATACCATGACTACCATGAAATAGTTTTAATGACTAAAAACTGCAATGCTTAGCCTAGTAAAAGAAATGACTTTTGAATTGATTGTTGTATctaaatgtatgtttttataaacttgCACTGACTGATTGATTAACGTCAGTATTTAGATTTTATTTCTCGGTGCTAAATTGTCTCATGCAGTAACGCTAAACACATTATTTCGAAGTTAAGTTCAGTGATTAGCCCTCCCTTCCCAACTCGTACGCAGCACTTGTCTGACTGTGTGTACTTGTCTGACTGTGTGTGCACGTCAGGGcggggaagggagagaggatAGGAGAGAAAAGCATTACAGAGACTAAAAAACAAATGCTCGATATGAACATGAGCTAAACCTTGAGGGTTGTATTGTCGTCGTAGTGGTTAAAGGGATCAGTAATTGAGTTACTGAGTCGCGGATATGGATAACGCAACATATGCTGGTACATAACTTAAAGCTCAAGATAACGCATATATTGTAAATGAAGATTACGCACTATAATTCTGAGCACATTTAGTAACAAGTTAAAGCACACAAGCTTACTTTATGAAACTTACTTGTTTTAAATCGTTTGATACCCAAACTTGTTTCAACATCGTGACAAAACCGCTTAACACATATTCGGAAGTGCTACCGCAGAGcaacaaccaaaataaaattaattataaaccATGTATAAATAGCACCGACGAAACAAAAAAGGATAGATGACttggtaaaaataattaaagcaaaaatatttttaaaaaatccgtTAAATAATAACTGTTTGATCATGTTTTATCTTCGATCTAATTACAAAGCGGACGAATATCATCTTCCAGTCGTCCGTCGTCTGCTTCACAAATTGTGCCTCCAGAGAATGTTCCTagtgtattatttaaaaaaaacaaacacttagCAGCCAGTACATTGGGATGGACAGACGCGTTAGTATATGTTTCTCCACTTCTACTTTTTTTCGGTATGTAGGCGTTAAGGTGCACAGCTCGCTCACCAGTGCAATCTATTTCATCCACTTTACATTTGTTATGTCGATCGTCCGTGATTTCTTACCTCTGTTAATTGTCTAAAATTGTACATAGCACAAGCCTCAAagtaatttataaattattctaTTATAATTTTAGTGATGAGAGtagcagaaattaaaattattacatatGTAATTCTCATATATTCCCTAACGTTGACAAAAAGGGGGCAACACTCGATCTATCCCTTCAGCTACAACAAATTCGCTTCATTCCCTTACTCCATCGTGACGGAGATCCTCAGGGCCGCAAACTCATTGCGGTGTGGCCCGACTTAGGCAGCAGCAAGCGAGAAGCGATCTCATAAATTTCTATTAAGTTAGTCATAATAATAACGTAAATATGGCGGGACAAGCAAAGGAATGTCCATTACAAGATCGACAGGCCACGTACGTTTACATTACTGGATATAGACTTATGTTTCTCGTCAGCCTATATTGTGGTTACACAGAGAACAAGCAGACGGAGTGTAAATATACATGTTGCAAAAGTGTTTTAATACACTTTGACGAAACTACCGCTTGACCAAACACAGCAGGCTAATTTtgaagttgataattttgtatggctcGCGAATAAGTGGCCCTTGTCCTTTCCCCACTCCTGCCGTACTATATAGTATTCTTTCCCAGAGACTATTGCTGCTTTAAGGCACAGTCGAAATAGAACGAACATCTATACAGCGAGGGATAGGTGAAAGACAACTTTCCTATCGGCCGTCTTCCCCATATTCTTTGTACTCTCCCACCCACCATTTCTTTCTCAATCAGacttacatacaaatataaaggGAGAGGTGAGTGAGAGGGAACAGTTTGGGATGTTGACGCGGACAGGAATCACATCGATTACCCATGCCTGAGCAGTTAGGAAGGATTTAAGTAAACAGCTTGAAGGAGCGCTGCACCCTGGtaagattttgtgtgtgtgtgtgtgcgcgatgTCTTTGTCCAAAAATAAGGATGCGTTGTAAGGATATGCTGGTGCAACTTTATATCCCACCGCTTCTCCCAGTCAGGGATGAACAGTTGCTCTTTAAAACGGTGTATGACagatggttgtctttattgaAGGTTAATAATCATACGTATTAAATGGTATCGCTCGCTGGAATTTCGGCTCGTAGTCAGCCGGTATAGATTGAGTTAACCACCTTAATCAAAACACTGATGTACTCTTCTGGGTATGAGGCAGCAGGAAATAATGTGTCGCTGAGACAATTGTTGTCTGGTGTGAATATCTCTGCTTTGTCAGTATTTCAGTAGGCTCTAAGCGCAGTCTGTTGTCAGATTAAGAGTAggtattttttcttaaaaatgcaGTCACTCCCTACAGATACAGTGTGCGACAGCGACAGAGCGGAGTGTCGCACCTGTAAAGAGGCCCGTAATAAATCCGTTAACGAGATGTGCGAGACAGAAGCAGAGCTTGACGGGGCGCAGGAGAGATAGAGGATAAGAGTGCTTTTTGGTTCATAGAGGTTTTCTCTACATTCCAATTcagtgtggaaaaaaaacccggTTTATTTAGGTTTTGATCTTCAATAATGGGCAGCCTGAGATGAAAAGAGAACAAACACGCCTGATGCGACGTCACACTGAACATCTCTGTTAAAAGGCTAGTGACGCCGAATGCGAGCCCTGAGCCAGTGAAGAGGCATCCACTGTGCGAGCCACATAGTCGTCAACGCACACATATAAGAAAAAGGTaggttcttttaaaaaaaaattgttatagaCGTTAAGA
This is a stretch of genomic DNA from Pomacea canaliculata isolate SZHN2017 linkage group LG3, ASM307304v1, whole genome shotgun sequence. It encodes these proteins:
- the LOC112558730 gene encoding uncharacterized protein LOC112558730 isoform X2, with the translated sequence MLKQVWVSNDLKQSLETAKWMGTGVQGFLIGRMLNEQLCIQNVWKSNASNPNKFLEDFQQCCLHLTGGTIVLGIVFVAKNSLTDDMLTALQSLPGDIQNAAAKNPFVLCILQPVAGKQVASFHLLGNEGKVTELTEQPEEDLDKRIVTFRIKAQITLHLYVDSGKSPNKTWANKVRKAVSSVDEALTSGHFSYGIHESSVFLKESNIVGPKSLYTCQDLCAFINENDNVTHNRKKKVTPDQQSPVVVDMYRLINGEDNSFAHPSCAPAVHHKKGSFLVTDITLPLDVLVEVHETETLSNLFQVLTNAVKTQLQAMKESLLQHSKENLFHIPEPFHFTIPSRHTCVTVIYPRGFSESDLESKDTPFISRCALQWISPFSVVRMLGYFLAKQQLGDISLTLMWVSLLRSKEWNASFGKRQLHLPPLHAGSI
- the LOC112558730 gene encoding uncharacterized protein LOC112558730 isoform X3, whose protein sequence is MLKQVWVSNDLKQSLETAKWMGTGVQGFLIGRMLNEQLCIQNVWKSNASNPNKFLEDFQQCCLHLTGGTIVLGIVFVAKNSLTDDMLTALQSLPGDIQNAAAKNPFVLCILQPVAGKQVASFHLLGNEGKVTELTEQPEEDLDKRIVTFRIKAQITLHLYVDSGKSPNTETWANKVRKAVSSVDEALTSGHFSYGIHESSVFLKESNIVGPKSLYTCQDLCAFINENDNVTHNRKKKVTPDQSPVVVDMYRLINGEDNSFAHPSCAPAVHHKKGSFLVTDITLPLDVLVEVHETETLSNLFQVLTNAVKTQLQAMKESLLQHSKENLFHIPEPFHFTIPSRHTCVTVIYPRGFSESDLESKDTPFISRCALQWISPFSVVRMLGYFLAKQQLGDISLTLMWVSLLRSKEWNASFGKRQLHLPPLHAGSI
- the LOC112558730 gene encoding uncharacterized protein LOC112558730 isoform X1; amino-acid sequence: MLKQVWVSNDLKQSLETAKWMGTGVQGFLIGRMLNEQLCIQNVWKSNASNPNKFLEDFQQCCLHLTGGTIVLGIVFVAKNSLTDDMLTALQSLPGDIQNAAAKNPFVLCILQPVAGKQVASFHLLGNEGKVTELTEQPEEDLDKRIVTFRIKAQITLHLYVDSGKSPNTETWANKVRKAVSSVDEALTSGHFSYGIHESSVFLKESNIVGPKSLYTCQDLCAFINENDNVTHNRKKKVTPDQQSPVVVDMYRLINGEDNSFAHPSCAPAVHHKKGSFLVTDITLPLDVLVEVHETETLSNLFQVLTNAVKTQLQAMKESLLQHSKENLFHIPEPFHFTIPSRHTCVTVIYPRGFSESDLESKDTPFISRCALQWISPFSVVRMLGYFLAKQQLGDISLTLMWVSLLRSKEWNASFGKRQLHLPPLHAGSI
- the LOC112558730 gene encoding ufm1-specific protease 2-like isoform X4; this translates as MHLQITSQECRMSSCHKSVDSGTIVLGIVFVAKNSLTDDMLTALQSLPGDIQNAAAKNPFVLCILQPVAGKQVASFHLLGNEGKVTELTEQPEEDLDKRIVTFRIKAQITLHLYVDSGKSPNTETWANKVRKAVSSVDEALTSGHFSYGIHESSVFLKESNIVGPKSLYTCQDLCAFINENDNVTHNRKKKVTPDQQSPVVVDMYRLINGEDNSFAHPSCAPAVHHKKGSFLVTDITLPLDVLVEVHETETLSNLFQVLTNAVKTQLQAMKESLLQHSKENLFHIPEPFHFTIPSRHTCVTVIYPRGFSESDLESKDTPFISRCALQWISPFSVVRMLGYFLAKQQLGDISLTLMWVSLLRSKEWNASFGKRQLHLPPLHAGSI